Proteins co-encoded in one Nicotiana sylvestris chromosome 7, ASM39365v2, whole genome shotgun sequence genomic window:
- the LOC104243992 gene encoding NAC domain-containing protein JA2L-like has translation MGVQEMDPLSQLSLPPGFRFYPTDEELLVQYLCRKVAGHDFSLQIIAEIDLYKFDPWVLPSKAIFGEKEWYFFSPRDRKYPNGSRPNRVAGSGYWKATGTDKIITTEGRKVGIKKALVFYVGKAPKGTKTNWIMHEYRLSESPRKNGSSRLDEWVLCRIYKKNSGGQKPNISGLNSKEMSHGSPSSCSSQFDDMLESLPEIEDRYFSLPRMNSLRNLQQDDKLNLQHLGSGNFDWATLAGFNSFPELVTGNQAPAPGNQSQVHLNNQNSSNNLNEFFAHPTQLNFHGDVKFEGGVDEEIESGIRAQRINNSGFYQENSTGFHTYTNSVPDPFWIRYPTQTVNMGSVGK, from the exons ATGGGTGTTCAGGAAATGGACCCTCTTTCACAACTAAGTTTGCCGCCCGGGTTCCGGTTTTACCCGACTGACGAGGAGCTTTTAGTTCAATACTTGTGTCGCAAAGTTGCTGGCCATGATTTCTCTTTACAAATTATTGCAGAGATTGATTTGTACAAATTCGATCCTTGGGTTCTTCCAA GTAAAGCGATATTTGGAGAAAAGGAATGGTACTTTTTCAGTCCAAGAGATAGGAAGTACCCGAATGGATCACGACCAAACAGAGTAGCTGGCTCTGGGTATTGGAAAGCAACAGGAACTGATAAAATAATCACTACAGAAGGGAGAAAAGTTGGAATTAAGAAAGCTTTAGTTTTTTACGTGGGAAAAGCACCTAAAGGAACTAAGACTAATTGGATCATGCATGAATACAGACTCAGTGAATCTCCCAGAAAAAATGGAAGTTCTAGG CTAGATGAGTGGGTGCTTTGTCGGATTTATAAGAAGAATTCGGGTGGGCAAAAACCGAACATTTCTGGTTTAAACAGCAAAGAGATGAGCCACGGTTCTCCATCGTCATGCTCTTCTCAATTTGACGACATGCTCGAATCCCTACCAGAAATTGAGGACCGTTATTTCTCCTTACCGAGAATGAACTCTCTTAGGAATTTACAACAAGATGATAAGCTTAATCTTCAGCACCTGGGTTCTGGAAACTTCGACTGGGCCACTCTAGCTGGGTTTAATTCGTTCCCGGAATTAGTTACCGGAAATCAAGCTCCGGCACCGGGAAATCAATCTCAGGTGCATTTGAACAATCAAAACAGTAGCAACAATTTGAATGAATTTTTTGCTCACCCCACGCAATTGAATTTTCATGGAGATGTCAAGTTTGAAGGTGGAGTGGACGAAGAAATAGAGAGCGGAATTAGAGCTCAACGAATTAACAACTCGGGTTTCTATCAAGAGAATTCAACCGGGTTTCATACCTATACGAACTCGGTGCCCGACCCATTTTGGATTCGGTACCCGACCCAAACAGTAAATATGGGTTCAGTCGGTAAATAG